A window from Megalops cyprinoides isolate fMegCyp1 chromosome 8, fMegCyp1.pri, whole genome shotgun sequence encodes these proteins:
- the LOC118782277 gene encoding collagen and calcium-binding EGF domain-containing protein 1-like: MDRVGEECPENKIVTVEYLCTKAGGQDTTCLRRRCCKGYRFVMGRCIPESVDVCAGSPCEQQCTDHFGRVICTCYPGYRYNRERHRSQQHPYCIDVDECEESNGTVCDHECENTLGSFLCHCKSGYSLGPDRRSCVPHHKLNSSGKSDTLMSTGSCTLTCQDIVSMRDSILQLKQRLDITQMLSPDQTDSSDNVLHGWGMRGPDGPNMSGPPGSPGPPGPPGEKGQSGSRGQPGPQGPRGDMGPMGPEPDLEHIKRGRRGPVGPPGAPGRDGQKGDRGSPGPRGPAGPPGSFDFLLLMVADIRNDIIELQEQVFGSRRGISPEPPPRSSSEMGLGERGSGQEELALNTQPWESQT; encoded by the exons ATGGACCGTGTCGG AGAGGAGTGTCCAGAGAACAAGATAGTGACAGTTGAGTACCTGTGCACCAAGGCAGGGGGCCAGGACACCACATGTCTCAG gaGAAGATGCTGTAAGGGTTATAGGTTTGTCATGGGCCGCTGCATACCAGAAA gtgtggatgtgtgtgcaggcTCCCCCTGTGAACAACAGTGTACTGATCATTTTGGGCGAGTCATCTGCACCTGTTATCCTGGGTACCGCTACAACCGAGAGCGTCATCGCAGCCAGCAGCACCCCTACTGCATCG ATGTGGATGAATGTGAGGAGTCCAATGGCACCGTGTGTGACCATGAGTGTGAGAACACATTGGGCAGCTTCCTGTGTCACTGTAAGAGCGGCTACAGCTTGGGTCCAGACCGGCGCTCCTGCGTGCCTCACCACAAGT TGAACTCCTCAGGGAAGTCGGACACACTGATGAGCACAGGGTCCTGCACCTTAACCTGTCAGGACATTGTTTCCATGAGGGACAGCATACTACAGCTCAAACAAAGGCTGGACATCACTCAG ATGCTGTCTCCAGAccagactgacagcagtgaCAATGTGCTGCATGGATGGGGGATGAGAGGGCCCGATGGCCCCAACATGTCTGGCCCGCCTGGCTCTCCCGGACCTCCCGGGCCTCCAG gagagaaagggCAATCTGGAAGCAGGGGCCAGCCTGGACCTCAGGGACCAAGAGGGGACATGGGACCCATGGGTCCAGAGCCAGATCTGGAACACATTAAGAGGGGTCGTAGGGGCCCAGTG GGGCCCCCAGGTGCACCAGGTAGAGATGGACAGAAG GGAGACAGGGGTTCTCCTGGTCCCAGAGGCCCAGCG GGACCCCCCGGCTCCTTCGACTTCCTCCTGCTGATGGTGGCAGACATTCGCAATGACATCATCgagctgcaggagcaggtgtTTGGAAGCAGACGTGGAATCTCCCCAGAGCCCCCGCCTCGTTCCAGCAGCGAAATGGGACTCGGTGAACGGGGATCGGGGCAAGAGGAGCTCGCACTCAACACCCAGCCGTGGGAGTCTCAAACATAG
- the LOC118781722 gene encoding cytochrome P450 1A1-like, with protein sequence MALMNLPIVGPISVSEGLVAIVTVCVAYLLLRLWQNEIPEGLRRLPGPKPLPVIGNVLEVGTKPHLSLSAMSERYGPVFQIQIGMRPVVVLSGTDTVRQALIKQGEEFAGRPDLYSFRFINDGKSLAFSTDQAGVWRTRRKLALSALRSFSTIAGSSSDYSCVLEEHVSKEGEYLVKQLSTVMDAAGSFDPFRHIVVSVANVICGMCFGRRYSHDDQELVSLVNMSDEFGQVVGSGNPADFIPFLRFLPSRTMKAFLDINTRFNAFVQKIVKEHYNSYDKNNIRDITDSLIDHCEDRKLDENSNTQVSDEKIVGIVNDLFGAGFDTISTALSWSVMYLVAYPEIQEKLHQELRENVGMDRTPRLSDKSSLPLLESFILELLRHSSFLPFTIPHCTTKDTSLNGFFIPKDTCVFINQWQVNHDPKMWKEPSTFSPERFLNADGRSVNKLEAEKVLVFGLGKRRCIGEAIGRAEVFLFLGILLQRMRFHDLPGHPLDMTPEYGLTMKHKRCQLRASLRVR encoded by the exons atggcactGATGAATCTGCCGATAGTAGGGcccatctctgtgtctgagggCTTAGTGGCCATAGTAACAGTGTGTGTGGCATACTTGCTACTGAGGCTTTGGCAGAATGAGATTCCAGAGGGGCTGCGGCGGCTTCCAGGACCAAAGCCGCTCCCTGTCATTGGAAACGTGCTGGAAGTGGGTACCAAGCCACACCTGAGCCTGAGCGCCATGAGCGAGCGGTACGGCCCCGTCTTCCAGATACAGATCGGCATGCGGCCCGTGGTGGTTCTGAGCGGGACTGATACCGTGCGACAGGCGCTTATTAAGCAAGGGGAGGAATTCGCTGGCCGGCCAGACCTCTACAGCTTCCGCTTCATCAATGATGGCAAGAGTCTAGCCTTCAGCACTGACCAGGCTGGGGTATGGCGTACACGCCGTAAGTTGGCTTTGAGTGCCCTGCGCTCCTTCTCGACCATCGCGGGCAGCAGCTCAGACTATTCTTGTGTGCTGGAGGAGCACGTCTCTAAGGAGGGCGAGTACCTGGTGAAACAACTCAGCACTGTCATGGATGCCGCCGGGAGCTTCGACCCCTTCCGCCACATCGTGGTCTCAGTTGCCAACGTTATCTGCGGCATGTGCTTCGGCCGGCGCTACAGCCATGATGACCAGGAGCTGGTGAGCCTGGTGAACATGAGCGACGAGTTCGGGCAGGTGGTGGGCAGCGGCAACCCCGCGGACTTCATCCCTTTCCTGCGCTTCCTGCCCAGCCGCACCATGAAAGCCTTCCTGGACATCAACACTCGCTTCAATGCCTTTGTGCAGAAGATTGTCAAAGAGCACTACAATTCCTATGACAAG AACAACATCCGGGACATCACAGATTCCCTGATTGATCACTGTGAGGACAGGAAACTGGACGAGAACTCAAATACCCAAGTCTCCGATGAAAAAATCGTTGGCATTGTTAATGACCTCTTTGGAGCTG GGTTTGACACCATCAGCACTGCTTTGTCATGGTCAGTCATGTATTTGGTTGCATACCCTGAGATTCAGGAGAAACTTCATCAAGAATTGA GGGAAAATGTAGGAATGGATCGCACTCCACGTCTCTCTGACAAATCTAGTCTACCCCTCCTTGAGTCTTTCATCCTGGAGCTCCTTCGCCACTCCTCCTTTCTGCCCTTCACCATCCCCCACTG cACCACTAAAGACACATCATTAAATGGATTCTTCATTCCTAAAGACACTTGTGTCTTCATCAACCAATGGCAGGTCAACCATGACCC taaaATGTGGAAAGAGCCCTCTACTTTCAGCCCAGAGCGCTTCCTGAATGCTGATGGCAGGAGCGTCAACAAGCTGGAGGCAGAGAAAGTGCTAGTGTTCGGCCTGGGCAAGCGGCGCTGCATTGGGGAGGCCATCGGGCGTGCCGAGGTCTTCCTCTTCCTGGGCATCCTGCTCCAGAGGATGCGCTTCCATGACCTGCCTGGGCATCCGCTCGACATGACGCCCGAGTACGGGCTCACCATGAAGCACAAGCGGTGCCAGCTGCGTGCCAGCCTGCGGGTGCGATAG